From a region of the Alosa sapidissima isolate fAloSap1 chromosome 9, fAloSap1.pri, whole genome shotgun sequence genome:
- the atad5b gene encoding ATPase family AAA domain-containing protein 5b isoform X3: MASSRKKKTHANPHQTGSITDFFTTARSEATSDVKPHKLKRHRNTGGVGKSVKLHTTVTVNTATSRGSGKMAGQHKPSTVECVDLTCSDADTPVTIEPSLWYEDENPWKCHLQRTLSVDLPSQSSSGDPKDRKCTEISHSKKDSSAKRMPFLSHTLGWMKTSVKSTHKSCTQDLYLPQKELSNEMQTPQGNQKPKKDDKPDTQDNGRESTLQPGGHVLQKPHDNLLWSLPWPTSPLLKNLRGSFPVWPSSVQYPTQWHSVTTRSTPPVDRPRRSGWREDLSEDVLKHLLEEIRVTNPLFPVQRFFTLLSRKRVAHEKTTSNPESVESTRSPGVLSDHCLRGKRKWRLDGLNLGISPKRRRPNHRPEEKAVVEPGSPAGPSLTISGHTPRRQVCRSRLSRTRRRRQQQKASPSLASTVTLNPKETSGKHIENTTPQLHDQECLQEDVLWTEKYQPQHSTEVVGNSAGVKKLHNWLKRWKLRADKEERERKEEMRRKKSKGVWDSGDFEGEVVLADCELELGSALIISGPHGIGKTAAVYACAQELGFKVFEVNASSQRSGRLLLAQLKEATQSHQVGTPTASTLRPTYFSSRGTAACSTKPATSPRKTNSSRKVMTSTRRLPSTLRKSSLKRGPSTSVNLTHFFHKRNKPENTIHRCPKHIQHGDYTLEPDNEKREEEGLPTIIIDQEHNHSITRTGKSALMSLILFEEVDVIFSDDVGFLSAIKTFMSTTKRPVVLTTTDPLFGGTFDCCLEELHFRKPPVKVLCSYLQLVCLAENVRTDPWDISSLWAVQRGDIRQCLLQVQFWVRSGGGPTAPLLLNNPVVPRGRPQAQEESIEGSKRTTDLPACDTGCSGTPEVHELVHTWTTSEEKRSSEILSESQQRGIDLLYLKMEALLPLPSPASHNPGDFMENVPNSGLLGHITAKELPEASVTVDTPRGGRLSSKPRKRRCLSLKGMQRSRPNSPEKTVSPHQSTIRSHHTDQSEGRTEGHSGGKKASCLVSRCLNSLTGFLDNLSFLDCCLQDHGHVMETRYCAPGLLSVRTRAELKDGLLDELKEEQEEEQMWRHRASDFRAAVEGMSFRGCCLEMEPAMAQAQMLGEEVGAAMAQAQRLGEEVGAAMAQAQRLGEEVGAAQCRQMLEQLTFQSSPHRNGLSGQPSQSEKLVAERRADLIKTVLSSKTFSMLGSSPAIYTDYMPCLRTICRSESHQDKDKTKHRFPHYLKSIHTGLSQGTLQLLSADFP; the protein is encoded by the exons ATGGCGTCGTCCAGAAAGAAGAAAACTCACGCTAACCCACACCAAACGGGTAGTATCACAGACTTTTTCACAACAGCAAGGAGTGAGGCTACCTCTGATGTTAAACCTCACAAGCTCAAacgacacagaaacacaggtgGGGTTGGCAAGTCTGTAAAGCTGCACACAACAGTCACTGTGAATACTGCTACCTCCAGGGGCTCTGGGAAAATGGCAGGCCAGCATAAGCCTTCAACAGTGGAGTGTGTGGATTTAACTTGCAGTGATGCAGACACACCTGTGACCATAGAACCATCACTCTGGTATGAGGATGAGAACCCCTGGAAATGCCACCTGCAGAGgaccttgtctgtggacctgCCAAGTCAGTCATCTTCAGGAGACCCTAAAGACAGAAAGTGCACTGAAATAAGTCATTCAAAAAAGGACAGTTCAGCAAAAAGGATgccttttctctcacacacattaggATGGATGAAGACCAGTGTGAAGTCTACTCACAAGTCATGTACTCAAGACCTTTACTTACCTCAGAAAGAACTGTCTAATGAGATGCAGACACCTCAGGGAAACCAGAAGCCAAAGAAAGACGATAAGCCAGATACTCAGGACAACGGCAGGGAGAGCACACTTCAACCTGGGGGACATGTATTACAAAAGCCACACG ATAATTTGCTGTGGAGTCTCCCTTGGCCAACTTCTCCGCTGTTGAAGAACCTGAGGGGATCATTTCCTGTGTGGCCGTCCAGTGTCCAGTATCCCACTCAGTGGCACTCTGTCACCACCCGGTCCACTCCACCTGTGGACAGACCGAGG AGGTCTGGATGGAGAGAAGACCTGTCAGAGGACGTCCTCAAGCACCTGCTGGAGGAGATCAGAGTCACCAACCCTCTGTTCCCAGTCCAAAGGTTCTTCACTCTGCTGTCAAGAAAACGTGTAGCGCATGAAAAGACCACGTCTAATCCTG AATCAGTTGAAAGCACGCGCAGTCCTGGAGTTTTGTCAGACCATTGCTTGAGAGGCAAGAGAAAATGGAGGCTGGATGGACTAAATCTAGGTATATCACCCAAACGGCGTAGGCCCAACCACAGGCCTGAGGAGAAGGCCGTCGTTGAGCCTGGCTCCCCAGCTGGACCGTCACTGACCATATCAGGCCACACTCCCAGGAGGCAGGTCTGTCGGAGCAGGTTGAGTCGGACGAGAAGGCGTAGACAGCAGCAGAAGGCAAGCCCTTCGCTGGCATCTACTGTAACACTGAATCCAAAGGAAACTTCAGGAAAACACATTGAAAATACAACTCCGCAACTTCATGATCAAG AATGTCTACAGGAAGATGTCTTGTGGactgaaaaataccagcctcaGCACTCGACTGAAGTTGTAGGAAATTCTGCAGGAGTGAAGAAATTGCACAA CTGGTTAAAGAGATGGAAGCTGAGAGCAGACAAGGAAGAGCgtgagagaaaggaggaaatGCGAAGGAAGAAGAGTAAAG GCGTGTGGGATAGTGGAGACTTTGAGGGTGAGGTGGTTTTAGCGGACTGTGAACTGGAGCTGGGCAGCGCGCTAATCATCTCTGGCCCACACGGCATTGGCAAGACCGCAGCTGTTTACGCCTGTGCCCAGGAGTTGGGTTTCAAG gTGTTTGAGGTAAACGCGTCGTCTCAGCGCAGCGGGCGCCTGCTCCTCGCCCAGCTAAAGGAGGCCACCCAGTCCCATCAAGTGGGCACCCCGACCGCCTCCACCCTGAGACCCACCTACTTCTCCTCCCGTGGCACAGCAGCCTGCTCCACGAAACCTGCAACCTCCCCAC GGAAGACAAACTCATCCAGGAAGGTGATGACTTCAACTCGAAGACTTCCATCAACTCTGCGGAAAAGTTCCCTCAAGAGAGGCCCTTCCACCTCTGTGAACCTGACACATTTCTTCCACAAAAGGAATAAGCCTGAGAACACAATTCATCGCTGTCCAAAACATATACAGCATG GTGACTACACTCTGGAGCCAGAcaatgagaagagagaagaggaaggccTTCCAACCATCATCATAGATCAAGAACATAACCACTCCATCACTAGAACTGGCAAATCAGCACTAATGTCTCTCATTTTGTTTGAGGAG GTTGACGTCATCTTCAGTGATGATGTGGGGTTTCTCTCAGCAATTAAGACTTTCATGTCCACAACCAAAAGGCCTGTAGTCCTGACGACCACTG ATCCTTTGTTTGGTGGAACATTTGATTGCTGCTTGGAAGAGCTACACTTTAGGAAGCCCCCAGTG AAGGTTCTCTGCAGCTACCTGCAGTTGGTGTGTTTGGCGGAGAACGTGCGGACGGACCCTTGGGACATCTCCTCTCTGTGGGCGGTGCAGAGAGGGGACATCAGGCAGTGTCTGCTCCAGGTGCAGTTCTGGGTGCGGAGCGGAGGGGGGCCTACTGCGCCCCTGTTGCTGAACAATCCTGTGGTCCCTCGGGGTCGTCCGCAAGCTCAGGAGGAATCTATCGAAGGGTCGAAGCGGACCACTGATCTGCCTGCATGTGATACTGGCTGCTCAGGGACTCCCGAAGTACACGAGCTA GTTCATACCTGGACTACATCTGAGGAGAAGAGATCTTCAGAGATCCTGTCAGAGAGCCAGCAGAGAGGAATAGATCTACTTTACTTGAAAATGGAGGCCCTCCTGCCTCTGCCAAGCCCTGCCTCACATAACCCTGGAGACTTCATGGAGAATGTTCCAAACTCTGGCCTACTTGGACACATTACAGCTAAAGAACTTCCAGAAGCTTCTGTAACTGTAGATACACCCCGGGGAGGGAGGCTGTCCTCCAAGCCAAGGAAAAGGCGCTGTCTGTCTCTGAAAGGAATGCAGAGGTCTAGACCTAACTCTCCAGAGAAGACTGTCTCCCCACATCAGTCTACGATACGGAGTCACCATACGGATCAATCAGAGGGAAGGACTGAGGGTCACTCAGGAGGGAAGAAAGCCTCTTGTTTGGTGTCTCGCTGCTTGAACAGCCTCACAGGATTCCTGGACAACTTGTCCTTCCTGGATTGTTGCCTGCAGGATCACGGGCATGTGATGGAAACGCGTTATTGCGCACCAGGCCTGCTGTCCGTCCGAACTAGAGCAGAGTTGAAGGATGGCTTGCTGGACGAACTGAAGGAGgagcaggaagaggagcagaTGTGGAGGCACAGGGCCTCTGACTTCAGGGCTGCTGTGGAGGGCATGAGCTTCAGGGGGTGCTGTCTGGAGATGGAGCCAGCCATGGCACAGGCCCAGAtgctaggagaggaggtgggggcaGCCATGGCACAGGCCCagaggctaggagaggaggtgggggcaGCCATGGCACAGGCCCagaggctaggagaggaggtgggggcaGCCCAGTGCAGGCAGATGCTGGAGCAGCTCACCTTTCAGTCATCTCCCCACAGAAATGGCCTCTCCGGCCAGCCCAGTCAGAGTGAAAAACT CGTTGCTGAAAGGCGAGCTGATCTTATAAAGACGGTACTCTCCAGCAAAACATTCAGCATGTTGGGAAGCAGCCCAGCCATTTATACCGACTATATGCCCTGTCTGCGCACCATCTGCAGGTCAGAGAGTCACCAGGACAAGGACAAGACTAAACACAG aTTCCCACACTATCTGAAAAGCATCCACACTGGACTCTCTCAGGGCACCTTGCAGCTGCTCTCCGCTGACTTTCCATGA